AATCCAAGAAACTGCGCACCCACATCCAGTGTACATTTGAAGGATATTGCTCCACCCTGAGAATGTGAATGGCTGGAATACACTGCCTTTCCCTTATCTGATATGTGGGAAATATGTGTAATTGTGGCTGTGTCCTCCTTGTATATGTTTACATAGGAGTGTTCGGGAAAGTCAGTGCCTGCCATCTATGCTATCTGTAAGCTTTGAAAGTGGGAGGTGTTTTCAGCCACGTTGATTATGGGCACACCAGGCATCTACTCTTATAATCCGGCAGATGTGGAAGCGACTGTATAAGAAATATACCTACATAGGGCATACCCAAAAGGGTATTCAACATACAGTACTgtagtcagtgggatacaatattcTACATTAACTTAGTGTCTGATGATTTTAGACAGCCTTTTGTAGCCTTGAATTTAAACTTATGTCATAACCTTACCACAACTATATGAGGTGCAGTATATCCAAGAAAACGAAGATTAACAATCTGCAGCACAACTGAGATCATGATTATTTTGTTCAGAGCTTTTAAGGCTAACCTCTATGAGCGAACTCAAGACAGAaatatttcttaaaatgtttctCTGCATAGCCATCTAcggcagcaaaatttcagtttttgatgTAATCAAACTGTAATGTTTCGCTGTCATTGGTTACTTGAAACCACATATCCATCAAAAGACAAAACAGTCAAAATCAGCAATCAGGATAGAATAATAGCATGCAAGTATGTGCATGCTCCTACACACCCACAGCCATATCCACACTCCAATGACCTCATTGGGAAGCTCAAAGATGTCCAGTTCTATTGTGATGGAATGGGGTAGCTGCAGGTGGAATGATTATACCCAGATATCACACGGGTAGACCATGCGCCTACTGCCATCACTTGCTCGCAGGAGACTATGGTAGGATGGACTGTACATGATTTGTGCTGATGTCACCATTGATAGGGGTGTGTGATTCAGTTGAGGATGTATTGAAACTCCAGGGGACCAGGAGTTGTGAAGATACTATCGAATGGGAGGCTGTAACTGCATTGGCATCCTGCCTGACAGACAATATGTCAATTAGAAAGGGCTAAACATAAGCTGTGCTGCTAACAACGCACTCTAAATTCGgaataatttgtgtgtgtcattcacatttgttcatcagtctggaaaTTTATGTATGTGTTCGTGTACAGGTGTTGTCCACCTGGTTGATGGCCATACTACCTAGCCAATAATAAATGTGATGTTTGTGGTAGTTGGGGATTCATTTGGAATCAAATAAAATGCCATGCTTAATTGCTTTGTGAAATAAATTTATCATGAGTGATTTCAAGAATTTATACTCTAAGCTCAAAGTGTTCTCCAAAACAAAGAAAGATCCACTTGGAGAgagtgatttatttttattttaaaatcattgatttctcttttcttttcctttatttttgggaGGAAACTGTTACGTCAAGAACTGAGGGATATTATAtctaataaaagtaataatttgatctaaaagattgttgaacagtattttaaaaatattacaagaCTTTTTTAAACAACAGTACCTACTAAAAAATTAGGAAACCCAGTCAGCACTGAATGAGACTGGTCGTTATTGAATTTCCTGTGATCATTTGCCTTATAAAAATTCTATTGCTCTggcagaatgtcatgataattttaaATCACTTACATGTACTGAATAAGTTATCTGTGACACCCATACATTTTTTCTTTCGGTTTATAGTCCCTGATTCTGTGGATGGTGAAATACTGCTTTTTGTATCATGTAAATCAACATTTCACACCTCTTTTCTCCTTCCTCAGTTTCATTCAAAGTGCTGGTGACAGCTGTAACGTTTCGTATCAAGAAGCATTACATCAAGGACTAGTCGATGACGATCAGAAGATAGATACAGAGATGTTAACAGATTTCAGTATGTCTCATAACTATACCAAGTTACGGACTTCACATGAAGACAGCTTATGTGGCACTAGATTAAGTTGTAGCATCAGGGAAAAGGAATTCCATAAGTTTAACTGTAGTTTCTGCCTACAGAGCTTCCCTTCAAAATACAGACTCATAATGCATATCTTCATCCACATGGATGGTGTGCAGGCACCTGCATATGTGTGTAAGTCATGTGGTGAGGTATTGCCCACTGATGACAGCTTGAAAGAACATTTGAGAATGAGTGAGGTGACCAAGCATTATCAGCTGCCAACATTGAGAAACTTGAATGCAGTGATTACCATGAAAACATCATCTCCTTAGAAAGTGTACGAGAAGAAATCGTGGAACAGACTGAGAAGCAATCTTCATCCAAGGAAACCACGAAAACTTTAAGGAAATCCTTTAGTGACACAAGCAATACACATACTGTGACACAAGTTGCAGAGCAACTCAGATGTGATGACTATGGAATTTTGTGTACAAGTGATCATTTTAATGTCCACACTGTGCTAAGTGCAAAGAGACGTCACAAATGTGATGTTTGTGGCAAATTGTTTAATCGTTCAAATAGTCTCAAGGTACACGAATTAATACACACGGGAAAGAGACCCCACGAATGCCATGTTTGTGGAAAATCGTTTACTCAGTCGAGCCATCTCAAAAGACATGAATTAATACATACAGGAAAGAGACCCCATGAATGCGGTGTTTGTGGAAAATCGTTTATTCTTTCGGGCAGTCTGAAGGCTCATGAATTAATACACACGGGAAAGAGACCCCACGAATGCCGTGTTTGTGGAAAATCGTTTACTCAGTCGAGCAATCACAAAAGACATGAATTAATACATAAAGGAAAGAGACCCCATGAATGTGGTGTTTCTGGAAAATCGTTTACTCAGTCGGGCCATCTCAAGACGCAAAACGTAATACACACAGGAAAGAGACCCCACGAGTGCGATGTTTGTGGAAAATCTTTTCCTAAGTCGAGACATCTCAAGAGCCACGGATTAATACACACTGGTAAGAGATCCTACAAATGTACTGTTTGTGGAAAATCGTTTATTCGTTCGGGCAATCTCAAGGTACACGAATTAATACACACAGGAACGAGACCCCATGAATGCGGTGTTTGTGGAAAATCGTTCACTCTGTCAGGCCATCTCAAGACCCACTTGTTAATACACATAGGAAAGAGACCCCATGAATGCGGTGTTTGTGGAAAATCGTTCACTCTGTCGGGCCATCTCAAGACCCACATGTTAATACACACAGGAAAGAGACCCCACGAATGCGAAGTTTGTGGAAAATCATTTACTCAGTCGGGCCATCTCAAGAGTCATTTGTTGACACATATTGGAAAGAGACCCTACAAATATAGTGTTGCGTAAATCGTTTCCTCAATGGGGCAGTCTCAAGAAACACGAATTAATACACACTGAACAGGGACCACACAGTCAATGTTGGTGGCAAATCGTTTTCAGAACTGGGTCATCTGAAAATACACGCAGGAATGAGCCCCTACAAATATGATACTTGCGGCAAATATTTTTCTTACTCTGGTAATCTCAAGGAAACATTAGTACACACCGGTAAACGACCACACAAATGTAGTATTTTTGGCAAATTGTATAAAAACTCGAGTAACCTCAAGAAACAGCTATCACTACACACTGAAAAGAAGGCTACACAGATGTGATATTTGCTGGGAATCTTTTAATCCGGTCTATCATCTTTAGAAGCATGCAATAATACACATTACGTAGAGACCACTCAAAGTATTGTTGAGGTCTGTAGACTTAAACATGTTCAAAGGAGAGCACAAGTGCGTTATGAATATTGTTCGCATGTGCTACagaaaggtcacaaaaaatacGACAAATCCGTTTTCACAGCTTCATGTTCAAAGAAGTTGCATACTAAATACAATATATGAAGCACACATTgcaattttttgttgtaaatgctCCATGCTATAACGATCTGTCTACCAGAAATTGGTGCATTGAGAGATATCTGTTACTTGTTTGAGTAGAAGTCCTATGCAGTAATCACGACTCCATATTCTTCAAGAGAATTTACCAGTATGTTGCTAATTATTTGAAAGAAACTGCCATTTCAATATTCATGAAGCTGTAGGCAGTACCCAGGCGACAGCATAAATGTGTTTATTACACATCCATCACTCAGGCTATTTTTCTCAACGATGGAGAAAGATACAAAAATATCATGATTATGCAAACATGTTACTGAGGTATGCCTTCTTAATAGTAATGCTGTTTGTGTGATCAAAATTTGCACACATGTGAACTATCTGTGCTACTTCTACATTaggaaataactgatggtggcaagTATGCAGAGACCAGGCAAAAATTGTAATCATCTGCCTAGTAGCACTTTCAGACTGCAATACAACAGTGCTTCTGTATGGTATGGACTCATTAGTACTCTGTTAGTTTTCCACTAGTAAATTGGACTATATGTCTACACACACCTCACACAGTTCCCATTTACTGCAGGCTATCAGTTT
The Schistocerca serialis cubense isolate TAMUIC-IGC-003099 unplaced genomic scaffold, iqSchSeri2.2 HiC_scaffold_1400, whole genome shotgun sequence genome window above contains:
- the LOC126442684 gene encoding zinc finger protein 708-like — protein: MFSPFLDNDDISTERKNSVGNDIVGNDIVGNDIVGNDIVGNDIVGNDIVGNDIVGNDIVGNDIVGNDIVGNDIVGNDIVGNDIVGNDIVGNDIVGNDIVGNDIVGKVSYARKYSNQSCDQALSAANIEKLECSDYHENIISLESVREEIVEQTEKQSSSKETTKTLRKSFSDTSNTHTVTQVAEQLRCDDYGILCTSDHFNVHTVLSAKRRHKCDVCGKLFNRSNSLKVHELIHTGKRPHECHVCGKSFTQSSHLKRHELIHTGKRPHECGVCGKSFILSGSLKAHELIHTGKRPHECRVCGKSFTQSSNHKRHELIHKGKRPHECGVSGKSFTQSGHLKTQNVIHTGKRPHECDVCGKSFPKSRHLKSHGLIHTGKRSYKCTVCGKSFIRSGNLKVHELIHTGTRPHECGVCGKSFTLSGHLKTHLLIHIGKRPHECGVCGKSFTLSGHLKTHMLIHTGKRPHECEVCGKSFTQSGHLKSHLLTHIGKRPYKYSVA